In a genomic window of Telopea speciosissima isolate NSW1024214 ecotype Mountain lineage chromosome 5, Tspe_v1, whole genome shotgun sequence:
- the LOC122663178 gene encoding uncharacterized protein LOC122663178 has product MEDIRLALFAMAPLKPPGPDGLPPMFFQKYWEFVKEDLFSLVVDFFKTGCIAKELNRTYICLIPKVGAPETADQFHPISLCNVAFKIITKLVADRLHGILDQLIASNQSAFIPNRLISDNVMVAHEMFHYIKKQKRGKQNFLALKHDMRKAYDRLEWNFVEGMLLRMGFNHFWVDRVMACITTVSYSLLINGFIKGSITPTRGIRQGDPISLTIFILCSQALTAVLKQAKAASALHGEVNALKECLDLYCTATGQSINLQKSSLTFSPNTHTKFKRWFSRVLKVKYGDGPSKYLGLPTNFGVSKKVIFQDVQEKTINKLQGWKGKLLSPVDFKVHTQRPVGCTTTQVADLIDPISRSWRTSLLHRYLQPDEVNAILKISLSIFVEEDSQVWGASQTGAFLVKSAYHLLARKEGELQFKTSHMGDDSKIGLRIWKIQTLPKIKNFIWRTCNEGVGTASGFLSKQIPIDPSCLRCGAEVETGDHLLLDCPFARAVWFGSTLQYSPLTDVRPTLVDWLHSWEEISRMDNRKARESLSRASSIIWYLWRARNELAFHSKQWSPTKVISMAEKAFLEYADVWMPSRVGSAPSPSHNNTVLQRSWTAPPSGFIKVNCDTALPVNSSKGGLGVVFRDHNGMQGRCVSIPHSFGTASQGELLTIHLALKLALESGFTQIQLESDCKEAVDFIHDQDRPPLPILLWCWLISEDLLPASLLSPFFVSHGRSML; this is encoded by the exons ATGGAAGATATTAGACTGGCTCTCTTTGCTATGGCTCCCTTGAAGCCACCTGGACCGGACGGCCTTCCCCCAATGTTCTTCCAAAAATACTGGGAATTTGTGAAAGAAGATTTATTCTCTCTTGTTGTGGATTTTTTCAAGACAGGGTGTATCGCAAAGGAATTGAATCGTACCTATATCTGCCTCATCCCAAAGGTTGGAGCACCAGAGACGGCTGATCAGTTCCATCCAATAAGCTTGTGCAATGTGGCCTTTAAAATCATCACCAAGTTGGTTGCAGATCGGCTACATGGTATTTTGGACCAGCTCATAGCATCAAATCAATCAGCATTCATCCCAAACCGGCTCATTTCCGACAATGTTATGGTTGCTCATGAGATGTTCCACTATATAAAGAAGCAGAAGCGAGGTAAACAAAACTTCCTAGCCCTAAAACATGATATGAGGAAGGCATATGATAGGCTAGAATGGAATTTTGTGGAAGGCATGTTGTTAAGGATGGGTTTCAATCATTTTTGGGTTGACCGTGTCATGGCTTGCATCACAACGGTCTCTTATTCCCTTCTTATTAATGGATTTATAAAGGGATCTATTACCCCAACTAGAGGCATTCGGCAAGGAGATCCAATCTCCCTTACCATCTTCATTTTATGTTCACAAGCCCTCACAGCTGTTTTAAAGCAAGCTAAAGCGGCCAGTGCTTTGCATGGG GAAGTTAATGCACTCAAGGAATGCTTGGATTTGTACTGTACAGCTACTGGCCAGTCTATAAATTTACAGAAGTCAAGCCTTACCTTCAGCCCAAACACCCATACCAAATTTAAAAGGTGGTTTTCAAGAGTTCTAAAAGTGAAATATGGTGATGGCCCGTCAAAATACCTGGGGCTACCGACTAATTTTGGTGTATCAAAGAAGGTGATCTTTCAAGATGTTCAGGAGAAAACCATTAACAAACTGCAAGGATGGAAGGGAAAGTTACTTTCCCCTGTAG ATTTCAAGGTGCACACTCAAAGACCTGTGGGTTGCACGACTACTCAGGTAGCCGATCTCATCGATCCAATAAGTCGATCATGGAGAACCAGTCTCTTACACAGGTACCTGCAACCTGATGAGGTGAATGCAATTCTGAAAATTTCTCTAAGTATTTTTGTGGAAGAGGACTCACAAGTGTGGGGAGCTTCACAGACCGGAGCATTCTTAGTGAAGTCGGCCTATCACTTGTTGGCAAGAAAGGAGGGTGAGCTCCAATTCAAGACTTCACACATGGGAGATGATTCCAAAATCGGTCTAAGGATTTGGAAAATTCAGACcttgccaaaaataaaaaattttatttggaggACTTGCAATGAAGGTGTTGGGACGGCCTCGGGTTTCCTCTCCAAGCAGATCCCAATTGACCCTTCGTGTCTTCGATGTGGTGCTGAAGTTGAAACTGGAGATCACCTCCTTCTGGATTGCCCCTTTGCGAGAGCCGTGTGGTTTGGGAGCACACTCCAATACTCCCCTCTGACTGATGTTCGTCCTACTCTTGTTGATTGGTTGCATAGTTGGGAAGAGATATCTCGTATGGACAACCGGAAGGCACGTGAATCCCTCTCAAGAGCATCCTCCATCATTTGGTACCTATGGAGAGCGCGCAATGAGCTGGCTTTCCACTCAAAGCAGTGGTCACCAACGAAGGTTATTTCAATGGCAGAGAAGGCCTTCCTTGAGTATGCCGATGTATGGATGCCTTCAAGGGTTGGCAGTGCCCCCTCACCCTCTCACAACAACACAGTGCTTCAGCGATCTTGGACTGCCCCGCCTTCGGGCTTCATTAAAGTGAACTGCGATACAGCCCTCCCGGTTAACAGTTCAAAAGGTGGGCTGGGAGTGGTTTTCAGAGACCATAATGGCATGCAGGGTAGATGTGTTTCTATCCCCCACAGTTTTGGAACAGCATCGCAGGGCGAACTATTAACAATCCATCTCGCTCTTAAGCTAGCTTTGGAATCAGGCTTCACACAAATCCAACTTGAATCTGATTGCAAGGAGGCAGTGGACTTTATTCATGATCAGGATCGACCACCCCTACCCATTCTACTGTGGTGTTGGCTGATATCAGAAGACTTGCTACCTGCTTCTCTTCTATCTCCTTTTTTTGTATCCCACGGGCGATCAATGCTGTAG